The sequence CCGTGGCGGTGTTCCCCCTGATGGCCGCGCTGCCGACGGCATCCGCCGCGGACTCCGGCGCGACCGCCGCCGGGACCGTCTTCTACCCCAATCCCGTCCAGCAGCTCGGCGACCAGTCCCTCACCGACGCGAAGGACGCCGACTACCCTGCCCTCGCGCCCGCCTACCGGCAGGTGACCCTCACCGACCTCGACGGGTCGGGCTCGCTCACCGGGCGGTACGTGCGGGTGAAGAGCGAGACCGGCAAGGCCGCCCGGATCGATGCCGGCGCGCTGCCCGCCTACCATCGCGACTCCGACCAGTTCGAGCAGGTGATGGGCTACTACTGGGTGACGACCGCGCAGCGGTACCTGCAGCACCTCGGGTTCGGGTCCGCTCTGCGCCCCGTGAACCAGCGGCAGATCGAGTTGCGGATCAACCAGTACGGCGGTGACAACTCCTTCTTCCGCGGAGACAAGGCGAACATCACGCTCGGCAAGGGCGGGGTGGACGACGCCGAGGACGCCGAGGTGATCGTTCACGAGTACGGCCACTCCGTGCAGGACGGCCAGGTCGCCGGGTTCGGGACGAACCTGGAGTCGGGCGCGATCGGGGAGGCGTTCGGCGACTACCTGGCGGTGGCGGTCACCGGTTGGGCGACCGGCACGCCGTCCAGGACCCCGGAGCCGTGCGTCGCCGACTGGGACTCGGTGTCCTACACGTCCGGGCCCACGCACTGCCTGCGGAGACTGGACGGGACGAAGCACTACCCCGAGGACATGGCCGGTGAGGTCCACGCCGACGGCGAGATCTGGTCGCGGGCCCTATGGGACATCCGGCAGGCGCTCGGCGACGCCCGGGCGAGCACGCTGATCGTCGAGGCGCAGTTCGCGTTCGCGCCGGACACCTCGTTCAAGGCCGCAGCCGAGGCGACCGTCGCCGCGGCGCAGCGCCTCTACGGCGCGACGGCCGCGGGGGCCGCACGGGAGGCGTTCGCCGCACGGGGCATCCTGTGACCGCGTGATCGTCGGGGGTCGCGGTGCGGCCGTAAGGGGTGTCGTAGCATTCGCTCATGATCACGGCCGCACTCGCCTTCGCCCTCGCGGCGATGATCGTCAACGTGGCGCCGGGGCTTGACACGTTTCTGGTGCTGCGGACCTCGGTCGCACAGGGACGCCGCTGCGGGCTGGCCGCGGCGCTCGGCGTCATGGCCGGATGCGCGGTGTGGGGGCTCGCCACGGCGGCCGGACTGACCGCTCTGCTGACCGCCTCGCACGTCGCGTACACCGCGGTGCGCGTCTGCGGTGCCGCCTACCTGGTGTGGCTCGGGGCGACGGCGCTCTGGCGCGTCCGGAGGAAGGCCGAGGCCGGACCACCGGAGCCCGTCGTCGCCGCAGGGCGGCGTGCGGCCTTCCGCGCCGGGATCGGGACCAACCTGCTGAACCCCAAGGCGGGCGTCTTCTACATGAGCCTCGTCCCGCAGTTCCTGCCGCACGGGGCGCCGGTGTTCGGCACGACGGTCCTGTTCACCGCGATCGACGTGGCCGAGCTGGCCCTCTGGTTCTGGGTCGTGTCGGGCGCGGCCGCCGCCATGGGGGAGCGGCTGCGGCGTCCGTCCTTCCGGCGGCGGATGGAGCAGCTCAGCGGGGTGGCCTTCCTCGGCTTCGCCGCGAACCTGCTGGCCGACCGGCCCTGACCGGGTGATCGTCCTCACCGGGCCGGGACGCCGGGGTTGAGGCGAAATCGGCGGGCCGCCGTCCCGGACGCCGTAGGCTGCTCAGGTGACTGAGAAGCTGTGGCACATCGAGCCGTCGGGGCCGCTTCGCGGAGACGTCACCGTGCGCGGGGCGAAGAACGCGGTCAGCAAGCACATGGTCGCGGCGATGCTCGGGGACGGGCCGAGCACGATCGGCAACGCGCCGGACGTCGGTGAGGTCGGCATCACGGCGGGGATGCTGGAGCACGTCGGGAT is a genomic window of Actinomadura citrea containing:
- a CDS encoding M4 family metallopeptidase, with protein sequence MRNTRRFALAAVAVFPLMAALPTASAADSGATAAGTVFYPNPVQQLGDQSLTDAKDADYPALAPAYRQVTLTDLDGSGSLTGRYVRVKSETGKAARIDAGALPAYHRDSDQFEQVMGYYWVTTAQRYLQHLGFGSALRPVNQRQIELRINQYGGDNSFFRGDKANITLGKGGVDDAEDAEVIVHEYGHSVQDGQVAGFGTNLESGAIGEAFGDYLAVAVTGWATGTPSRTPEPCVADWDSVSYTSGPTHCLRRLDGTKHYPEDMAGEVHADGEIWSRALWDIRQALGDARASTLIVEAQFAFAPDTSFKAAAEATVAAAQRLYGATAAGAAREAFAARGIL
- a CDS encoding LysE family translocator; this encodes MITAALAFALAAMIVNVAPGLDTFLVLRTSVAQGRRCGLAAALGVMAGCAVWGLATAAGLTALLTASHVAYTAVRVCGAAYLVWLGATALWRVRRKAEAGPPEPVVAAGRRAAFRAGIGTNLLNPKAGVFYMSLVPQFLPHGAPVFGTTVLFTAIDVAELALWFWVVSGAAAAMGERLRRPSFRRRMEQLSGVAFLGFAANLLADRP